A single genomic interval of Oncorhynchus mykiss isolate Arlee chromosome 13, USDA_OmykA_1.1, whole genome shotgun sequence harbors:
- the LOC110485570 gene encoding persephin-like yields MSFLITLSLYHHLSEQRGKASSSPSEEERRGGGGESNKGNNNNKNTEGSGFGVEDQRGSVPSPAPIIPIRSRRSSTQCRLRSILLQVRELGLGYDADETVLFKYCSGDCPRVRSNHDLTLTNLLLRGALPEQNGELWQNGPCCRPTHHEDLAFLDNAHRWHKVEKLSAAGCTCVG; encoded by the coding sequence ATGAGTTTTTTAATAaccctctctctttatcaccATCTTTCAGAGCAGCGAGGCAAAGCATCATCCTCCccatcagaggaggagaggagaggtggaggaggagaatcCAACAAAGGGAACAACAACAATAAGAACACAGAAGGTTCCGGATTTGGAGTAGAAGACCAAAGGGGTTCCGTCCCATCCCCAGCCCCAATCATCCCAATCCGGTCCCGCCGCTCTTCAACCCAATGTCGTCTCCGCTCCATCCTCCTCCAGGTACGAGAGCTGGGTCTGGGCTACGACGCGGACGAGACCGTCCTCTTCAAGTACTGCAGCGGAGACTGTCCCCGTGTCCGCTCCAACCATGATCTGACCCTGACCAACCTGCTCCTGAGGGGGGCCCTGCCCGAGCAGAATGGAGAGCTGTGGCAGAATGGACCATGCTGCAGGCCCACCCACCACGAAGATCTAGCCTTTTTGGATAACGCCCATCGCTGGCACAAGGTGGAGAAGCTGTCGGCTGCAGGGTGTACCTGTGTGGGTTAA